A window of the Artemia franciscana chromosome 21, ASM3288406v1, whole genome shotgun sequence genome harbors these coding sequences:
- the LOC136040750 gene encoding ventral anterior homeobox 1b-like isoform X1, protein MVMKSERNCIFQELAQRNLLRDARGCSKTLILPKSLDLDRPKRVRTSFTHSQLKALEDAFQSGQYLIGKQRTELARRLGLSETQVKVWYQNRRTKSRKDSLNPKHENKERKPETPKDILPTQSQPYNIGWCDLRPHFQSPIYLNSQPPIGQLPPHCFGFVHAFPAITPTVPLNSGTVPSPRFQQQLNLFK, encoded by the exons ATGGTAATGAAGTCAGAAAGGAATTGTATATTCCAGGAACTCGCTCAGAGAAACTTGCTTAGAG ATGCAAGAGGCTGTTCAAAGACATTGATATTGCCTAAAAGTCTTGATTTAGACAGACCAAAAAGAGTACGAACATCTTTTACGCATTCACAGCTAAAGGCACTGGAAGATGCATTTCAGTCTGGCCAGTATTTAATAGGGAAGCAAAGAACAGAACTTGCGAGGCGATTGGGATTGTCTGAAACTCAG GTCAAAGTATGGTACCAGAACCGAAGAACAAAGTCAAGGAAAGATTCTCTAAACCCCAAGCATGAAAATAAGGAAAGAAAACCCGAAACGCCAAAAGACATCTTACCTACACAATCTCAACCGTATAACATTGGGTGGTGCGACCTCAGACCTCATTTTCAGTCACCTATTTATTTAAACAGTCAGCCACCAATAGGACAGTTACCTCCACATTGTTTTGGATTTGTGCATGCATTTCCTGCGATCACTCCGACTGTTCCTTTAAATTCCGGGACCGTACCAAGTCCAAGGTTTCAGCagcaattaaatttgtttaaataa
- the LOC136040750 gene encoding ventral anterior homeobox 1b-like isoform X2, translating to METDKEHRLPEYARKIVVKDARGCSKTLILPKSLDLDRPKRVRTSFTHSQLKALEDAFQSGQYLIGKQRTELARRLGLSETQVKVWYQNRRTKSRKDSLNPKHENKERKPETPKDILPTQSQPYNIGWCDLRPHFQSPIYLNSQPPIGQLPPHCFGFVHAFPAITPTVPLNSGTVPSPRFQQQLNLFK from the exons ATGGAAACCGATAAAGAGCATCGTTTGCCGGAATATGCGAGGAAAATTGTCGTAAAAG ATGCAAGAGGCTGTTCAAAGACATTGATATTGCCTAAAAGTCTTGATTTAGACAGACCAAAAAGAGTACGAACATCTTTTACGCATTCACAGCTAAAGGCACTGGAAGATGCATTTCAGTCTGGCCAGTATTTAATAGGGAAGCAAAGAACAGAACTTGCGAGGCGATTGGGATTGTCTGAAACTCAG GTCAAAGTATGGTACCAGAACCGAAGAACAAAGTCAAGGAAAGATTCTCTAAACCCCAAGCATGAAAATAAGGAAAGAAAACCCGAAACGCCAAAAGACATCTTACCTACACAATCTCAACCGTATAACATTGGGTGGTGCGACCTCAGACCTCATTTTCAGTCACCTATTTATTTAAACAGTCAGCCACCAATAGGACAGTTACCTCCACATTGTTTTGGATTTGTGCATGCATTTCCTGCGATCACTCCGACTGTTCCTTTAAATTCCGGGACCGTACCAAGTCCAAGGTTTCAGCagcaattaaatttgtttaaataa